One part of the Sneathia vaginalis genome encodes these proteins:
- a CDS encoding BglG family transcription antiterminator produces MLVNMLTIKIFDLICVNEITDSYHILKVLDLNERKFRYELDILSMTLNNHNWGEIYLKNKKIYFKLNDTPNNILSYLNKCLKLSSIERINYIFLCLISENFISLSKIANDLFVTKATIKKDLIKLKDTLYNISIKFDGHYFLDGNEIDVRKKAFETLSTVVFENKNNKMPDLIMESYNLALDIYNKLNINYMINNNLVFTYILVLIVRIKNGKTLKKDIDNEICNIKLYNAIVLAFSELNVNKYEINAFYRFIINTISNYDNIITDKWIEFRIITRNFIDNMSIATNIPFIQDKFLLKGLENHIPQSIYRCKKNIKLGDLNYLFDEFMTNKLIEVVKKEIEYIENIFQIKFSIEEILLYAVHFEASIERNNNNCKNYKKVLLLCVGGYGTTKILINKLTNRYNFNKIDIISLMQLKQIDINEYDILISTIDVDNIDFGNKIKISPFLTNKELKKLDSLFEIKNNSLNYENLLLNLKENHDIDVIQRQTLINEFNTLKYETISMKYFNNIEFCKIKFNTWEDTIRYGVSKMVELGIVNDDYANKIIDTINEYGSYMIITKNIALPHAKVENENYKTGVYIIYLKYPIIFPGRKRVKLLFFVHINCDDSRELIDNILQIIDNGQDLNKIQNVEDLKSYLSYK; encoded by the coding sequence TTTTATCAATGACTTTAAATAATCATAACTGGGGAGAAATTTATTTAAAGAATAAAAAAATATATTTTAAACTAAATGATACTCCAAACAATATTTTATCTTATTTGAATAAATGCTTGAAATTAAGTTCTATAGAAAGAATTAACTACATTTTTTTATGTCTAATTTCTGAAAATTTTATAAGTTTATCAAAAATAGCTAATGATTTATTTGTAACTAAAGCTACAATAAAAAAAGATTTAATAAAATTAAAAGATACTTTATACAATATCTCAATAAAATTTGATGGTCATTATTTTTTAGATGGAAATGAAATAGATGTAAGAAAAAAGGCATTTGAAACATTATCAACTGTAGTATTTGAGAACAAGAATAACAAGATGCCAGATTTAATAATGGAATCATATAATTTAGCACTTGATATTTATAATAAGCTAAATATTAATTATATGATAAATAATAATTTGGTATTTACATATATTTTAGTATTAATAGTCCGTATTAAAAACGGTAAAACCTTAAAAAAAGATATTGATAATGAAATATGTAATATAAAACTATATAACGCTATTGTATTAGCATTTAGTGAACTTAACGTTAATAAATATGAAATAAATGCATTTTATAGATTTATAATAAATACAATTTCTAATTATGACAATATTATAACCGACAAATGGATAGAATTTAGAATCATAACTCGAAACTTCATAGATAATATGTCTATAGCAACAAACATTCCTTTTATACAAGATAAATTTTTGCTAAAAGGGCTTGAAAATCACATACCACAATCAATATATAGATGTAAAAAAAACATTAAATTAGGTGATCTTAATTACCTATTTGATGAATTTATGACTAATAAGTTAATTGAAGTTGTAAAAAAAGAAATAGAGTATATAGAAAATATTTTTCAAATAAAATTCAGTATAGAAGAAATCTTACTTTATGCAGTACATTTCGAAGCATCAATAGAAAGAAATAATAATAACTGTAAAAATTATAAGAAAGTATTATTACTTTGCGTAGGTGGTTATGGTACTACTAAGATATTAATCAATAAACTAACTAATAGATACAATTTTAATAAGATTGATATTATCTCTCTTATGCAATTAAAACAAATTGATATAAATGAATATGATATATTAATTTCAACTATTGATGTGGATAACATCGATTTTGGAAATAAAATTAAAATTTCACCATTCTTAACAAATAAAGAATTAAAGAAATTAGATTCTTTATTTGAGATAAAAAATAATAGTTTAAATTATGAAAATTTATTATTAAATCTAAAAGAAAATCATGACATTGATGTTATTCAAAGGCAAACACTAATAAACGAATTTAACACCCTTAAGTATGAGACAATTTCAATGAAATACTTTAATAACATAGAATTCTGTAAGATAAAATTTAATACATGGGAAGACACTATAAGATATGGCGTTTCAAAAATGGTTGAACTTGGCATTGTAAATGATGATTATGCAAATAAAATTATTGATACTATCAATGAATATGGATCATATATGATAATTACCAAAAATATTGCTCTACCTCATGCAAAGGTTGAAAATGAAAATTATAAAACTGGTGTATATATCATATATCTTAAGTACCCTATAATATTCCCTGGAAGAAAAAGGGTGAAATTATTGTTTTTTGTTCATATTAATTGCGATGATTCAAGGGAATTAATTGATAACATTTTACAAATAATCGATAATGGACAAGATTTAAATAAAATACAAAATGTAGAAGATTTAAAATCTTATTTATCATATAAATAG